Proteins from a single region of Salvelinus sp. IW2-2015 linkage group LG4p, ASM291031v2, whole genome shotgun sequence:
- the LOC111960529 gene encoding echinoderm microtubule-associated protein-like 2 isoform X4, with protein MKRSPSKECAVNAEDGYVRMFLRGRPVTMHMPDQKRDSYSLDHKGALPEHKLKLQWVYGYRGRDCRSNLYLLPTGEIVYFNASVVVLYNVEEQQQRHYLGHNDDVKCLGIHPDMVTIATGQVAGTSKDGKLLEGKLLPPHVRVWDSVSLNTLHIIGMGVFDRAVTCVAFSKSNGGAHLCAVDDANDHILSVWNWQKEKQLADVKCSNDSVLAAAFHPMDANLIVTCGKSHLNFWTMDGNTLTKRQGLFEKNEKPKYVLCVAFAENGDAITGDSSGNIYVWAKGGNRISQVVARAHEGGIFSLCVLKDGTLVSGGGKDRRMVLWDHDYNKQSEMEVPEAFGPVRAVTEGKQGELLVGTTKNTILTGSFPETLNPIVQGHTDELWGLDIHPSMEQFVTCGQDKQVHLWDTNSHQPLWSKTIEDPGRSAGFHPSGAVLAVGTMTGRWLVLDADTRDLVFMHTDGNEIISNIKYSPDGNFLAVGSHDNFVYIYAVMENGKKYSRVGKCTGHSSFVTHLDWSVDSKYIVTNSGDYEILFWEASSXKHVTSMDLVRNVEWATSTCVLGFSVFGVWPDGADGTDINAVCRSHDSSLLASADDFGKVHLFSNPCSQPRAPSHTYGGHSSHVTNVAFLHDNSHLISTGGKDTSILQWVVA; from the exons ATGAAGCGATCACCCAG CAAAGAATGCGCTGTCAATGCAG AGGATGGCTATGTGAGGATGTTCCTGAGGGGTCGGCCAGTCACCATGCACATGCCTGACCAGAAGAGGGACAGCTACAGCCTGGACCACAAGGGGGCGCTGCCTGAGCACAAGCTCAAACTGCAGTGGGT GTATGGGTACAGGGGCAGAGACTGCCGCTCCAACCTCTACCTGCTCCCCACCGGGGAGATAGTCTACTTCAATGCCTCCGTGGTGGTGCTCTACAATGTGGAGGAACAGCAGCAGAGACATTACCTGGGCCACAACGACGATGTCAAATG CTTAGGCATCCATCCAGACATGGTCACCATAGCCACTGGACAAGTCGCTGGAACCTCCAAAGATGGCAAG CTGTTAGAGGGCAAG ctgttgCCTCCTCATGTGCGTGTGTGGGATTCGGTCAGTCTCAATACCCTGCATATCATTGGGATGGGCGTGTTTGACCGGGCGGTCACCTGTGTGGCCTTCTCCAAGTCG AATGGTGGTGCTCATCTCTGTGCCGTTGATGACGCCAATGACCACATCCTGTCTGTGTGGAACTGGCAGAAGGAGAAGCAGCTGGCGGATGTGAAG TGCTCCAATGACTCAGTGCTGGCCGCAGCCTTCCACCCCATGGACGCCAACCTGATCGTCACCTGTGGGAAGTCCCACTTGAACTTCTGGACCATGGACGGAAACACACTCACCAAGCGCCAGGGGTTGTTTGAG AAAAACGAGAAGCCCAAGTACGTGCTGTGTGTGGCCTTTGCTGAGAACGGAGACGCCATCACAGGAGACTCCAGTGGAAACATCTACGTCTGGGCCAAAG GTGGGAACCGGATCAGCCAGGTGGTGGCGAGGGCCCATGAGGGCGGGATCTTCTCCTTGTGTGTGCTGAAGGACGGTACACTGGTGTCCGGTGGAGGGAAGGACCGCAGGATGGTGCTCTGGGACCACGACTATAACAAGCAGAGTGAGATGGAG GTGCCTGAGGCGTTTGGGCCAGTGAGAGCCGTGACTGAGGGGAAGCAGGGGGAGCTGTTAGTGGGGACCACCAAGAACACCATCCTTACAGGCTCCTTCCCTGAAACACTCAACCCTATAGTACAG GGTCACACAGATGAGCTGTGGGGTCTGGACATCCATCCTTCCATGGAGCAGTTTGTGACTTGTGGCCAGGACAAGCAGGTCCACCTATGGGACACCAACTCCCATCAGCCTCTCTGGAGCAAGACCATCGAG GACCCAGGGCGCTCTGCAGGGTTCCATCCCAGTGGAGCTGTGCTGGCAGTGGGGACCATGACAGGAAG GTGGTTGGTGCTGGACGCTGACACCCGAGACCTGGTGTTCATGCACACTGATGGCAATGAGATAATCTCTAATATCAAGTACTCCCCAG ACGGCAACTTCCTAGCCGTAGGTTCCCATGACAACTTTGTTTACATCTATGCCGTGATGGAGAATGGCAAGAAGTACAGCCGCGTGGGGAAATGCACT GGTCACTCCAGTTTTGTTACCCACCTGGATTGGTCCGTCGACAGCAAATACATTGTAACCAACTCAGGAGACTACGAGATCCTATTCT GGGAAGCTTCAAGCYGCAAACATGTGACGAGCATGGACCTAGTTCGTAATGTGGAGTGGGCAACCTCCACTTGTGTTCTAGGCTTCAGCGTCTTTG GCGTTTGGCCTGACGGTGCTGACGGCACGGACATCAACGCCGTGTGCAGGTCACATGACTCCTCCCTGCTGGCCTCTGCTGACGACTTTGGCAAAGTGCACTTGTTCTCCAACCCCTGCTCCCAGCCAAGG GCCCCAAGCCATACCTATGGTGGCCACAGCAGCCATGTGACCAACGTTGCCTTTCTCCACGACAACAGTCACCTGATCTCCACCGGAGGGAAGGACACCAGCATCCTCCAGTGGGTGGTCGCCTAG